AGTTGACTTGATACTTTTAACTCACGGACACTTTGACCATGTTGGTTCTGCGCCAGAACTTGCGAAGAAAACAGGTTCAAAGGTTGTCTGCATATTTGAAGTGTCAAGATATTTAGCTAAACAAGGTGTGGCTGAAGAACAATTAATTGGGATGAATTATTCTGGTACCGTCAATGTTGATGGGATTAAAGTTACAATGGTTCCAGCGGTTCATAGCTCGGGAATTTCAGATGGTAATAATATAGTTGAGGGTGGGAATCCAGCTGGTTTCATCGTTGAGTTTGAAAATGGATTTAAAGTTTATCACACCGGTGACACGGGTTTATTTGGCGATATGGACCTTATAGGGAAACTTTACAAGCCAGACCTTATGCTTGTTTGCATTGGCGGTCATTTCACCATGGGTCCAAGGGAAGCAGCTGAGGCGATAAAACTTGTTAAGCCCAAGTTTGTTATCCCCATGCATTATGGAACTTTCCCTATACTTGCTGGGACGCCAGCGGAGTTAAAAAAGTATTTGCCTGCGGATTTGAAGAAATCTGTCATTGAGTTAAATCCTGGTGAGACGGCTAATTAACATTTGTTGAAAACAAAAATTTGATTTAAATGGGAAGGAAGATTGTTTTAAGTGGGATGAGACCTACAGGTAAACTTCATCTCGGACATTTAGTTGGTGTCCTTGAAAATTGGGTTGATCTACAAAAAAATCATAACTGCTTTTTTCTCATAGCTGATTATCACGCTTTGACGACA
The Candidatus Thermokryptus mobilis genome window above contains:
- a CDS encoding metal-dependent hydrolase gives rise to the protein MKEMIFLSLILLVVFAGVVTSAEKKGKFKGVEVTWLGHAAFLLKSPNGKVILIDPWLDNPKAPESAKEISKVDLILLTHGHFDHVGSAPELAKKTGSKVVCIFEVSRYLAKQGVAEEQLIGMNYSGTVNVDGIKVTMVPAVHSSGISDGNNIVEGGNPAGFIVEFENGFKVYHTGDTGLFGDMDLIGKLYKPDLMLVCIGGHFTMGPREAAEAIKLVKPKFVIPMHYGTFPILAGTPAELKKYLPADLKKSVIELNPGETAN